From Amphiprion ocellaris isolate individual 3 ecotype Okinawa chromosome 10, ASM2253959v1, whole genome shotgun sequence, one genomic window encodes:
- the wnt9a gene encoding protein Wnt-9a: MLDGHLLLGWLSITLIVYLLSLPGPSAAYFGLTGNEPLSILPLNSLPEENVGRAHYKLCDRLKLEKKQRRMCRRDPGVAETLREAITMSALECQYQFRFERWNCTLEGRHRANILKRGFKETAFLYAVSSAGLTHAMAKACSAGRMERCTCDEAPDLENRKAWQWGGCGDNLKYANKFVKDFLGKRSNKDLRARVDMHNTNVGMKVIKAGVETTCKCHGVSGSCTVQTCWRQLLPFHEIGKQLKSRYEASVKVGSSTNEATGEGEISTGRGLQEPPPQPLPGLNDQIPRTMDLLHIEDSPSFCRPSKYSSGTAARKCYKDKNCDAICCGRGHNTQSREVTRPCQCQVRWCCYVECKQCTQREEVYTCKG; encoded by the exons ATGCTGGATGGACACCTACTCCTGGGATGGTTATCGATCACACTTATAGTGTATCTTCTCAGCTTACCTGGACCCTCCGCAGCTTATTTCGG GTTGACAGGTAATGAACCGTTGTCTATCCTGCCACTGAACTCTCTACCAGAGGAGAACGTGGGCAGGGCCCACTACAAGCTGTGCGACCGGCTCAAACTGGAAAAGAAGCAGCGCAGGATGTGCAGACGAGACCCGGGCGTGGCGGAGACCCTGAGGGAGGCCATCACTATGAGCGCACTAGAATGCCAGTATCAATTCCGCTTTGAGAGGTGGAACTGTACCTTAGAGGGGCGCCACCGAGCCAATATCCTAAAAAGAG GATTTAAAGAGACAGCCTTCTTGTATGCCGTCTCCTCAGCGGGCCTAACCCACGCCATGGCCAAAGCTTGCAGCGCAGGACGCATGGAGCGCTGCACGTGTGACGAGGCCCCGGACCTGGAGAACCGAAAGGCCTGGCAGTGGGGGGGCTGCGGAGACAACCTCAAATACGCCAACAAGTTTGTGAAGGACTTCCTGGGCAAACGCTCCAACAAGGACCTGCGCGCACGTGTGGACATGCACAACACAAATGTGGGCATGAAG GTAATCAAGGCTGGAGTGGAGACCACTTGCAAATGCCACGGCGTCTCTGGCTCCTGCACCGTCCAGACCTGCTGGAGGCAGCTCCTGCCCTTCCATGAGATCGGAAAGCAGCTCAAATCGCGCTACGAGGCCTCCGTCAAGGTCGGCAGCTCCACCAATGAGGCCACCGGGGAAGGAGAGATCTCCACGGGCCGAGGCCTGCAGGAGCCACCGCCACAGCCCCTGCCCGGCCTGAATGATCAGATCCCCCGCACTATGGACCTGCTCCACATCGAGGACTCGCCCAGTTTCTGTAGACCCAGCAAGTACTCGTCGGGCACCGCAGCACGCAAGTGCTACAAGGACAAGAACTGCGACGCTATCTGCTGCGGGCGAGGCCACAACACTCAAAGCAGGGAGGTGACCCGGCCGTGCCAGTGCCAGGTGCGCTGGTGCTGTTATGTCGAATGCAAGCAGTGCACACAGAGAGAAGAGGTGTACACCTGCAAAGGCTAA